From the bacterium genome, the window ATCCCTCGTACTCGCTGATTAACGACCCAAGCATCCCGCGGGTGTCCTGGATGTCCACGCTGCCGATACCTTGGAACCGCTCGGCAATCGAGTCGGGGACACAGGCCAGGGAGGAATCGCGGATAACGGCGGCGTATTGGAAGTAGAAGGCCAGGTCTTCGAGGTCGCTCTTGTGGTCGTGGTTCAAATCCGAATCCCAGTACGAGGGCATATAAGCAAGACAACTCGACGCTCCTCCAAGGAGAAGCACGGCAAAAATTGAAAATGCAACCAGGAGATATTTTTTCATCAGGAAGTGCCCTGAATGACGGTTAATGCATTCAGTCAACCGGAATACAACCCGTGCCAGGAAACAACGCAGGCCTGTGAGGGGGGGAGCTCATGCCACTCTATTCGGCTTTTACAGCTTGCTTGAGTTATTATGCAGATATCTTGATGGCATGTCAACATCTTTCAAGCATTCTCCCGGCAAGACAATCGAAATCCCGTGGCGTCCGTTCAGCTATGCCGCAAAAAAGCCCCCGGCCGTTTGCACAGCCGGGGGCTTCGGGGGCATCTATGTCTCGCGGTGAATTATTTTTTGGCCGGCACTCCGGCCGGGTGGCAATCCAGGCAGGCGACCCGGTGGACATTGTGGGGGCTGGCCGGGTCCTTGAACGTGGTGTCCATCCGGCGCACGTCCAGGCCGCAGTTGCTCATCTTGGGGTGGCAGTTGTCGCATGACGCGGCGGCGTCCTGCGAGTGCGGGTCGTGGCAGCCCAGGCAGCTTATACCCTCGTGCACGCCGGCCGGGGTGCGGTCATCCCCGCTGGCCAGCTTGAACCCCGGCTGCGGGGCGTGGCACTGGTAGCAGAGGCCCTGGCGCTTGTCCGGCGAGATTGCCACCACGCGCCCGGTGGAATCCGTTATCGTGGGCAGGGGCAGCACCTCCGCGCCGAAATGCATGCGCTCGCGGCGGTCGTAGAACGCCAGCGAGGGCGTGAGCGCCTTGCCTGTGCGGGAGTAGGAAATCTCTTTCGGCTTCGAATAATCCGGCGCTGCCGCGGGAGCGCCCTCCGCATGCACGCGGTGGCAGGCCAGGCAGGGGATGGCGTGGATCGCGGCCTTGCGCTGATCGATCAGCCGCCAGGGCCCGACAGTGTCCATCGGCGCGACAATCGACTCCACAGCGCCTTCATCGTACATGCCGTGGCAGCGGGTGCAGTCCTCGTTCAGGCGGACACGGCCGTTCTGGGCCGCGTTGAGGAACACATCGGCGTAGCGCATCGAGTGTCCCCCGGCCATCCAGCGCGACCAGTTGCCCTGGTGGCAGGCCTGGCAGCGCCCGGCCACGAAATCCGCCTGCGCGCCGTCCAGGATGATCCGCTCGGGAAGCTCACCTTTGGCATGGGTCAGCAGGCGGTGGAAATTGTTCAGGTGGAAGCTCAGATTGGCGGTGAACACTCCGCCGTGGCAGGCCTTGCACTGGACATTCCGATGGCTGGAGCCGGCCCAGTGGTCGCGCGAGGGGACAATCTCGTGGCAGAGCGTGCAGTACTCGCCCGAGACCGAGCCACCCGCGATGTAGCCCAGGTTGAGCAGGAGCATGCCCACGGCCAGGACCGCGACCGTCGCGGAGAATATTTTCAGACCGCGCTTTTTCATTCCGGCTTCCATAAGGGTTGGCTGCTCCGCCCGGCTCAGGAGCGGAAACGCGTTCCGTTCCACTGGCGGGCGATGTATTCGGCGCTGCGGTATGCCACCGCCATAATCGTCAGCACCGGGTTGAACCCGCCGTTGTTCACCTGCGTGCTGCCATCCACCACGAACAGGTTGTCGATGTCGTGGACCTGGCCGTACTGGTTGACCACCGAGGTGGCGGGGTCAGCCCCCATGCGACAGGTGCCGGCCTGGTGCTGTCCGCCCGAGACACCCAGCCCGGGCAGGGAGCGCCAGGTCCGGATCGCGCCGGCCTCCAGCAGCCAGCGCTCGGCCTGGCGGGTCATGAAATCACCGGTCTCGCGGTCGCGCGGGTGACGGGCGCCCGAGATACGGGCCACGGGCAGGCCCCAGTAATCCTTGACCTCGGGGTCCACCTCCACCCGCGACTCGAAAGTCGGCAGTTCCTGCACCGCCGATTTAACCCCCATGGAACGCTTGTACCAGTCGCGCTGGAACTGCTTGTGCTCCAACCCCCAGCGCGCCGCTCCGGGAGGACGGATCCCGGTGAAAAGGTAGGGCAGGCGGATGAACTCGTTGACCAGGATGCCGCCGCCGATGTGGCCGGGGTTGCCATGGTTGAAATCCATCGACGAGATACAGGCCCCCGGCCCGACATCATCGTACAGCTCCCGCTCGAACAGACCGTAGGCTCCGCAGTAGGCGTGGCCCTGGAGATTGCGCCCGACCCAGTCGTTACGGTTGCCCAGGCCCGCGGGGAAAAGCTTACATTTGGAATTGAGCATAAGGCGCGGGGTCTCGGTGGCCGAGGCCGACAGCACCACCAGGTCGGCGGCCTGGAACTGACTGCGGTCCTCCGGGTCAAAGTATTCCACCCCCGTAGCCCGCCCGCGCTGGTCCGTGACCACCCGGGCCGCCACGCAGCCGGTGCGCAGCTCGCAGTTGCCACTGGCCAGGGCCACTGGGATCACCGTGTTATGCGTGCCACACTTGGCGCCGACCTCACAGGCGAAACCGACACAATAGCGGCAGGAGACACAGGCCTGCCGTCCGGCATAGGGCACCGTGTTGCGCAACATGGGAATGGGAAAGGGGTGCAGGCCCAGGCGCAACCCGGCGGCGTAAAGCAGCCGCCCCTCGGCAGTGTAGGGCTTGGGCGGCATGGGCCGCTCACGCTTACGCGGCGGGGCGAACGGGTTGCCCTCGTCGCTGCCCGAGACCCCGATCTCCCACTCGACTTTCTCGTAATACGGTTCCAGATCATCGTAGGAGATCGGCCAGTCGGCCAACGTGCTGCCCGGGATGTCACCGTAGAGGGTGCGCAGGCGGAAATCCTGGGGCATGAAACGCCAGGCCATCGCCCCGTAGCTGAAAGTTCCGCCCCCCACACAGGCGGCGTTGTTCTGGTAGGCGCTCTCGCTGGGCAGCACCTGGACCCAGCGCTCGCCCTGGCGGACAACCCGCCGCCAGCGGCGGTCATCCGGGCCGAAAGCGGAGCCCAGTACTGAGGTGCGCTGGGAGGTCAGCTCATCGTGGTCATGGTCCTGGAAACTCTGCCAGCGGCCACGCTCGAGCAGCACCACGGAAAGCCCCGCGGTGGCGAGTTCCTTGGCCACCACTCCGCCAGCCGCGCCGGCTCCCACAACGATCGCATTCACCCTGGGCAATGCCATCGAAAGTCCTCCGAACCCCCGTCTTCAGGCACGCTGGTTGCGTCCCACGATCTGCGGATAATCCAGGCCCAGCATCCGGTAGCTCACATAGTCGCGGTTGCCGCCGTGGCGCGGCGGACCGTAATATCCCTGAAGGCAATGCTCGCAGAGCAGGGCGAAAAACTCCCGGGCCTGTCCCTGCTCCCAGATCCCCTCCGGGACATCACCTTTCTCCAGACGCGCCAGCAACTCGGTCTGCTGCCAGTCCGAAAGCTTTTCCCAAGGCGCGGAATGCACGGCCTCGGCGGTGCGGGCCAGGCGTGGCAGCCCATCGTGATAGCTCGCGGCATACCGCTCGTAGGGGCCGTCCAGCTGACGGTCGATGAAATCGACCACCCCGGCGAACCGTCCGCCCGGGTCGCTGTCCGAGGGGATGATCCGCTCCGAGATGTCATCCACCAGGCGCGCCTCGGCCTCGCTGAACGCCCGCCAGCGACGGCGTTCCACCAGGCAGCCGGAGCCGAAAACCCCCGCCGCTGCAGCGGCGACCGCGCTCACCCGGAAAAAAGTCCGTCGGGCAATTTTTTCACCACTTCGCATCGATTGGTCCTTAAAGGAAACAAACTGGCCGCAGAGGCTGAATACTGTGTCGCCAAACCGCTTCGGCCGGGATATCGAGGAGGATTGTAGTCAATCCCGCCTGCCAAGTCAACCCTAAAAACCGGCGCGGAATGCCGAAGTGTGTCTGTGGCAATTAACTTTTTAAGCTTGTGGTTGTTGCACATCATACAACGTAAAATCCGGTGGGCCGCTTGCGTCGGATGGATGAATTCTATTAGAATTTAATTAGATATGTCTTCAGCCTTCCGCCGCGGGCGGAAGGGACTGCACTCCCCTCCAGGCCCGGCCCCTCCTGTTTGCACCGCCGGGCCTGAATTTGCAGTTCAAACCTGAAGAAACAGGAATCGATTCCATGGCCGATCTGGATCGAATCAACGTACTTATTGTCGATGACGACGAACTGATAAGGATTTACCTTCGCGCATTTTGCCAGGTCAACGGCTGGGGCTGCGTGGAGGCGGGCGACGGGCTGACGGCGATAGAGATACTCCGCAGCAACCCGGACGCTTTCTGCCTGGCCCTTCTCGACCTGCACCTGCCAGGCCTCACGGGGCTGGAGGTGCTGCCGGAACTGCTCAAGCTGGGACAGGACCTGGCTGTCATTGTCATGACGGGCTACGCCGAGATCGGCATTGCGGTCGAGGCCCTGCAGAAAGGGGCGGTCGACCTGATAGAGAAACCGCTCGACAACAACCTACTGCTTTCGCGTATCGAAAAAGCCCTCGAATTGCGGAAGATGCGCCGCGCCAACCAAGCCTATTTCACTGAAATGGAGCAGCAGGTGCGACTCCGCACCTCGAATTCCGAGGCGGCCCTCAAGGCGACCATTTTCGGCCTCGCCCGCCTGGCCGAGCAGCGGGACAATGATTCCGGCTTTCACCTGGAGCGCATGGCACACTATACGCTCACCCTGGCGAAAAGCCTGCGGGAAAGGAACCTGTACCGGAACACCCTGGATGATGACTACCTGGAGAACCTTTTCGACTCCGCCCCCCTTCACGACATCGGCAAGGCCGGGGTCCCGGAATCCATCCTTCTCAAACCCGGTCCTCTGGATGAAAATGAATGCAAGGTGATGCACTCGCATACCAGCATCGGAGAGCGCACCCTTGCCGATATCCAGTCCCGGGTGGAGACGGAGGATTTTCTGCTGCTTGGGATAGAGCTTACCCGAAGCCACCACGAGCGTTTCGACGGCTCGGGCTACCCCGAGGGCCTGATCGGGAACGCGATCCCGCTATCGGCCCGCCTGGTCGCACTGGCCGATTTCTTCGACGCCGTGACCACGGTGCGCATCTACCGTACGACCACCTTCACCGGGAACCAGGCCGCATCGATGATCGCCGGTGCGCGGGGGACGCATTTCGACCCGGACATCGTGGATGCCTTTCTCGCCTCACGGCACGAATTTACCAGGATACACCAGGATTTCATGGACTGAAATCACCCGCCGCCCGAATTGAAAAACGCGCCGAGACAGTTGCACGCCACAAGGGAAGAGGTTAATGTTAAGCCGGATCCGGTGTGCGACCAAACCCAGTCCCGGAAGGTTGGATGAAACTGAAATCGGCGCTTGAGCATGTCTGGTGGGGCAGGTTCGAAATCCCGGAGGACCAGGGCGGTCTGTGGCGGATCGGAGCGGCCGGCATACGGATCGAGCGCTCCTGCCACGAGTGGGTCCTGGCCTGCGAGACCGCCGAGGAGACGAACGGCGAGGAAGTCTCGATCCGTATTCCGGTGGAGCGTCTGGGACGGTTCGAGGCCAATTGGACCGTGGCGCGTTTCGGCATGGGCGCCACCCAGAGCGGCATCACAGTGGCGCCGGCCCTGGCCGACCGTCCGGTGGTTATCCGCACGGATGTCCCGTTCCACCTTCTGCCACGGCAGGAAATAGTCTTCTATGTCAGCGCCCCGCTCTGGTTCAGGATCGAGACCGGGGAGCCGGCTTTCAGCCTGGCCGATTTCCCGATCCACCGTCCCTCAGACACCTGGTTCGGCCCCTCACCCAAGGAGGGCGAATACTGCTACGCCAACCGGGTCTACGGCCAGCTCAAGCTCGATAACATCCGTTTCCGCCCGCAGCGTGCCATCTCGGTGATCCGGCTCAATAACCGCACCGCCGAGACCATACTCATCGAGCGCCTGAAACTGCCCTCGCAGCACCTGTCGCTCTACCAGGGCGAGCACGGCTGGCTCTGGACCCAGGGGCTGAACGTGGAATTCAACCCCGACCACAGCGCCGAGGTCCAACTGCGCGACTACGCCCCGGCCGAGGCCGGCTCGCCGCGCCTGGTCAGCGGCCCGCGCCAGAAAGCGGAGAAAAATATTCTTACCCGCGCGTTCGATTACCTGATCGGCTGAACCCATGTGGAGCCTCAAGATGACCGATTCCTTTTCCTGGCTGACCAATTATCTGACCCCGGAGCGGATGATCTCCCTGGTGCGGGCTCTGATAATCCTGTCGGTCGGGATCATTGTCTCGCGGCTGGTGGCGGCCAGCGTGGGCAAGATAGTCGAGCGGCGCTCCAGCAAGCAGCAGAGTATCATTTTCCGCAAGATGGCGCTCTACCTGATGCTGACTCTGGTGCTGGTCTCGGCGCTGCGCGAGCTGGGTTTCCAACTGGGCGTGCTGCTGGGGGCGGCCGGCGTGCTGACCGTGGCCGTGGGGTTTGCCTCGCAGACCTCGGCCTCGAACATTATCAGCGGCCTGTTCCTCCTGGCCGACCGTCCGTTCCAGATCGGCGACGTGATCCAGATCGGCCAGACCACGGGCGTGGTGCACTCGATCGAGCTGCTCTCGGTCAAGCTCCAGACTTTCCAGAACCACCTGGTGCGTATCCCCAACGAGGAATTGATCAAGTCGCAGGTGATCAATTTCACCTACTGGCCCATCCGGCGGATTGACATCGAGATCGGCGTGGCCTACAAGGAGGATATCGGCAAGGTGCGCAGCCTGCTGATGGAGGTGGCCGACCGCAACCCGCTCTGCCTGGAGGAACCGGGGCCGCTGTTCATTTTCGCCGGCTACGGCGATTCCTCGATCAACCTCCAGTTTTGCATCTGGGTGAAAAAGGAAAACTACCTCGATGCGATGAACAGCACCAAGCAGCAGATCAAGGAAATTTTCGACCGCAACGGCATCGAAATACCTTTCCCGCAGGTTTCGGTCTCCACCTCGAGCGTGACCGACCCGTTCCCCATCGCTTTCAGCCGCTCAGGGAAAACCGCCTGAGAGCGCCCACCGCAGCGCCGGAAAAATGCGAGCGTTTCAGATTGAAGCCGTTTGTTTCTTGACAATTTGCTTGACCGCTACGCCCGCCACGGTTAATTTATCCTCAGTTCCGCTGTTGACCGATATCTGCGGTCTTAACCCTCCCATCGGGAACGCTTTCCTTGACCTCTGATCAATTCACCGGAGAATATGTATGACCAAGGCGGACATCGTTGAGAAGATCGCCGACAAGACCGGATTTACCCAGAACGAAACGCGTCTGGTTGTGGAGCAGTTCCTCGAGGAGATCAAAACCTGTCTGACCCGGGAGGAACACCTGGAGGTGCGCGGCTTTGGGACGTTCAAGATCAAGAACTGCCGGGAACGGAAAGCGCGCAACCCGAGAACCAACAGCGAGGTGCGGGTTCCGGCCCGCAAGAAAGCCATTTTTAAGGTGTCCAAGGAGCTGAACGAGCAGCTCAACTGACTGTCCCTGATACGCCGACACGCCTCTCAATAGCCCAGCCGAGCCCCGACCACCCGCTGGGCCTGCCGCTTCCCGTTTCTTGGACCATCTCCGGTCAAGTGAAGATCATCCCGTCCATATTCCCCTGAATCCTTCCAGGAGCCGACATGCGCGTGCCCATTTCCAGGCTTTCGGGAGCACTGCTCCTTCTCTGTCTCGCCCTGCCCGCCGCGGCGCCGGCTTTCGAGCTGCCGCTCACCGCCCGCGAGGCCAACGGTCTCACGCGCCGCTCCGAGCCTGTCTCGACCGGAGTGTTCATCCCCCGCGGCGCGCTGAAAAGCACGGACCGTCTGGCGGTGATAAGCCCGGAGGGCAAGCCGGTCGCAGGCCAGTTCGAGGCCCTGGCGTTCTGGCCCGACAAGTCGATCAAATGGCTGCTGGTGGATTTCCTGGCCGATTGCCAGCCGCGTGGAAAAGTCACCTACAGCCTGCGCGACAGCGGGGAAAAGGCGAAGCCCTCCGCTCTTGTGCTGCAGCGCACGGACCGCGGCGTGACAGTGAGCACCGGCCCGCTGCGCTGCGAACTGAGCCGTGAGCGGTTCGACCTGTTCGAAAACGTGTTCCTCGACCACGACCGCAACGGCTCGTTCGAGCCGGGCGAGCGGGTGAGCCGCGCGGCCCACGGCCCGGCGATAAGCCTGACCGACAGCCGGGCCGGCCTGGTATCGAGCGGGTTCGGCCGGGTGAAAAGCTTCGCGGTGGAGGCCGAGGGGCCGGTGCGGGCCACGCTGGCGGTCAAGGGCTCGCTGGCGGATTTGGACGGCAAGGCGGAGCTGGACTACACGGCGCGGCTAAATTTCTACGCCGGCACCGGGTTTGTCCGGGTGTTTTTCACGCTCGTAAACCGTAACCCCACCGAGCCGGTGACGGATGCCAACGGTGACAAGCACTGGATCATGGGCCGGCCGGGCAGCGTGTTCATGGAGGACATGTCGCTGAACAGCGCTCTGGCGTTCGATGGGCCGATCCAGTTCTCGGTGGGTGACGGGACAAACGAACTGCTGGACCGCGTGATCCTGACCGACCGGGCCGGGATCTACCAGGAATCCTCCGGCGGCGAGAACTGGTACTGCCGCAACCACATGAACGCCAAGGGCGAGATACCGCTCACTTTCCGCGGGGCCAAGGTGTTTGTGGGCCGCGTGGAGTCCTGCACCCGTAACCGTCCCCAGGCCTGGATCCACCTGGCCGACCGCCGCTGGGGCATCGCCGTGGCGGTGCGCAATTTCTGGCAGAATTTTCCCAAGGCCCTGACCGCCACCCCGGAGGGCGATGTCCGGGTGGGTCTCTGGCCGGAGGAGTTCCCCGACCTGCACGAGCTGCAGGGCGGCGAGATCAAGACTCACGAGGTGGCCTTTTTCTTCCAGACCGGGCCCCAGGGCAGCAACCCGAACGAGAACCGTATCGCCACGGTGATGGCCGCTTTCCAGGACCCGCTGGTCGTGCGCGCCCCGGCCGAAAGCTACCTGGCCGGCGGGTTCTTCGATGACGCCGTGCCTGAGGACACATCCCTGTTCCCCACCTACGAGGCCCTGCTGCAGGGCGGGGTCGCGGCCCGGGACAACAACCTGTTCCAGGACATCGAGCGCTATGATGAGTACGACTGGCGCAATTGGGGCGACACCCCAGCACGCAACGAGTACGACGAGACCGGCGGCCCGCATACCGGGCGCCACGTGATGAGCCATTTCAACCACGAGTACGACCACGGGTTCGGCATGCTGCTCCAGAACCTGCGCACCCTGGACAGCTCCCCGGAACTCTCCCGCCAGTGGTGGAGCCTGGCCGAGCCTGGTCTGTGGCACGAGGCGGATATCGATGTCTATCACTGCAGCGCCGATTCCCAGGCCCAAGGGGCTTTCAACGGCGGCAAGTTCGCCCACACCTCGCACGGGGTGGAGGTGGCCAATGCCAGCCATCGGGGAAGCCCGCTTCTCACCTGGTGGGGCAAGCTCACCTGGCCCTGGGGCCAGGGCCAAAGCCCGGAAAGCGGGCATTTCAACACCCGCGGCCAGATGGCGCTCTACTACCTGACCGGGAACCGTCAGCTCCTGGAGGCCGCCACCGAGCAGGCCGATCTGGTCTACTACAAGATCACGCAGAACGTGTTCCCGCAGATCGACCAGGTTGAACGCGATCCTGGGAACAACCTTCAAATTTTAACCGATGCTTATCTTCTGACCTGGGATAAAAAATACATCGCCGCGGCCGAGAAAATCCTTGAAAGCACCGGACCCGCCAAACAGTGGTACACCACCGAGAAAGGCCGTCGCGCCAACCCGGACAAAGCTGTCTCCGGGTTCTGGACCGCCGCGATCTGTATCAACGCCGCGGCCCGCTGGACCGCGGTGATGGAGGAGGCGACCGGCAAGCCCTATAAATTAGGCCGCGATTACGTGGTCCAGTACGCGGATTTCACCGCCATCTGCCTGGCTGGCGGGCCTGAGCACGGGTTCTACGCCGACTGGAGCCCGTCCGCGGGCGGCCATGGCGACCTGGGTCCTTGGACCTACCGTCTGAGCGATGTAGTCATGTTCGGCCATAAATACAGCGATGACCCGCAGGTCAAGCAGCGCTGCCTCAAGGCCGCGGAGGAGGCGTTCGAGTTCATGAGCCGCCGGAACCCCGGGCCGGGGCCATCCTACAACGACAGCAAGTCGCACACGATCCTGAGCGGCGGCGGCCGGGAGTACACGTATTTCAAGAAGAACGGGCGCTGGTGACAGGCGAGGGGCCACGGCCGGGGGCCGCGCCGGGCGCCTGAAAGGCGCCGCGCGCTGTCGCGCGCCCGCCGAAGGCGGCGGCGCGGCCCCCCGCTCGCGTCCCGAGCCTCCCCGAAGCATTCCTATGCTCCGCAGCATAAAAAAACCGTCCGTGGCGGTCGATCCGCCACGGACGGCTTACTCAATCCAGATGAAGATAATCCCTCACTCCCCGTCCAGGTCCACCCCCAGTTTCTTGCGGAACGCGTTTCGCATCGAGCGCGTGTCCACCTCGGCGGCCCGTTCGATCAGCTTGCCGTAGAGCTCGGGGCGGCGCGCAGTGGTGTGCGAGCGGCCCAGGCTCAGCTCCAGTTGCTTCGGGTCCAGGTCCGCGACCACCATATCGTCGTGAAGCGCGAAACTCTCGGCCTGCACGATCCCGTGCGGGTCTATCACCACCGCGCCGCCACAACGCACCTCATCGACTCCGTCCACCCCGCAGCCGTTACTGAATACGGCGTAGGTGCCGGTGTCGTAGGCCCGGCTGGGCAGCCATTTCATCAGCCACTGACGGCCCTTGGGACCGAGCACCTCAGCCCGGATCGCCTCCGGGTTCTTCTTGCGCTCGTGCCACAACTGGGGATCGATCTTGCCCATCCCGGCGCAGGGGATGTCGAACCCGCCGGTCTGGTGGGGAAGGAACATCAGCTGCGCGCCCTGCAGCTCGTAGATACGCCAGTTCTCCCAGAGGTTGCTGTCGTAGCAGATCAGGATACCGGCGCGCCAGCCCTGGATATCGAGAGTCACGAACTGGTTGCCCGCGCTCAGGTGCTTGTTCACGAACGGGTGCAGCTTGCGGTAGCGGAAAATCGCCCCGTCCGGGCAGGCCACCACATATGTGTTATACAGATTGCCGCCCTCGCTCTGGTCGATTTCGAGCAGCCCGGCCAGGACTGTTATCCTGTTGTCGATCGCCAGCCTGGAAAGGACCTCCACCGACCGTCCCCCCGGCACCGACTCGGCCAGAGCGCTGAGTTCAGCATAGTTCAGACCGGCCAGGTGCATGTAGCTGGAGATACAGCACTCCGGGAACGCCACTGCGGCGGCGCCCTCCACTGCGGCGCGACAGGTGAAATCCTCCACCTTGGCCAGGTTGGCGGCCTTGTCGCCGTTGGTGTGCTCCATCTGCACTGCGGCCACGCGCAGCTTGTTCATCCGCTCTCTCCTCGTTCTCGGTTCCCGGGCTGCGGGAAGCTGTCATGTTTTCAGGCTTGTGATTGTACTCCGAAAAACTCCTCCTCCAGCATCAGGCACAGGGCATGGTACACCGGCAGGTGCAGCTGCTGGACCAGGTGCACCGTTGTTTCCGGCACCCGGATTGTCACTCCGGCCAAGCCGGCCAGCTTACCGCCACCGGAGCCGGTCAGGCCGAGCACCGCCATGCCGCGGGCACGGGCCGCGCTGGCGGCATGCAGCACGTTGGCCGAGTTACCCGAGGTGGTTATGCCCAGAAGCGTATCACCCGGACGG encodes:
- a CDS encoding GMC family oxidoreductase, translated to MALPRVNAIVVGAGAAGGVVAKELATAGLSVVLLERGRWQSFQDHDHDELTSQRTSVLGSAFGPDDRRWRRVVRQGERWVQVLPSESAYQNNAACVGGGTFSYGAMAWRFMPQDFRLRTLYGDIPGSTLADWPISYDDLEPYYEKVEWEIGVSGSDEGNPFAPPRKRERPMPPKPYTAEGRLLYAAGLRLGLHPFPIPMLRNTVPYAGRQACVSCRYCVGFACEVGAKCGTHNTVIPVALASGNCELRTGCVAARVVTDQRGRATGVEYFDPEDRSQFQAADLVVLSASATETPRLMLNSKCKLFPAGLGNRNDWVGRNLQGHAYCGAYGLFERELYDDVGPGACISSMDFNHGNPGHIGGGILVNEFIRLPYLFTGIRPPGAARWGLEHKQFQRDWYKRSMGVKSAVQELPTFESRVEVDPEVKDYWGLPVARISGARHPRDRETGDFMTRQAERWLLEAGAIRTWRSLPGLGVSGGQHQAGTCRMGADPATSVVNQYGQVHDIDNLFVVDGSTQVNNGGFNPVLTIMAVAYRSAEYIARQWNGTRFRS
- a CDS encoding gluconate 2-dehydrogenase subunit 3 family protein, coding for MRSGEKIARRTFFRVSAVAAAAAGVFGSGCLVERRRWRAFSEAEARLVDDISERIIPSDSDPGGRFAGVVDFIDRQLDGPYERYAASYHDGLPRLARTAEAVHSAPWEKLSDWQQTELLARLEKGDVPEGIWEQGQAREFFALLCEHCLQGYYGPPRHGGNRDYVSYRMLGLDYPQIVGRNQRA
- a CDS encoding response regulator, producing MADLDRINVLIVDDDELIRIYLRAFCQVNGWGCVEAGDGLTAIEILRSNPDAFCLALLDLHLPGLTGLEVLPELLKLGQDLAVIVMTGYAEIGIAVEALQKGAVDLIEKPLDNNLLLSRIEKALELRKMRRANQAYFTEMEQQVRLRTSNSEAALKATIFGLARLAEQRDNDSGFHLERMAHYTLTLAKSLRERNLYRNTLDDDYLENLFDSAPLHDIGKAGVPESILLKPGPLDENECKVMHSHTSIGERTLADIQSRVETEDFLLLGIELTRSHHERFDGSGYPEGLIGNAIPLSARLVALADFFDAVTTVRIYRTTTFTGNQAASMIAGARGTHFDPDIVDAFLASRHEFTRIHQDFMD
- a CDS encoding mechanosensitive ion channel family protein — translated: MTDSFSWLTNYLTPERMISLVRALIILSVGIIVSRLVAASVGKIVERRSSKQQSIIFRKMALYLMLTLVLVSALRELGFQLGVLLGAAGVLTVAVGFASQTSASNIISGLFLLADRPFQIGDVIQIGQTTGVVHSIELLSVKLQTFQNHLVRIPNEELIKSQVINFTYWPIRRIDIEIGVAYKEDIGKVRSLLMEVADRNPLCLEEPGPLFIFAGYGDSSINLQFCIWVKKENYLDAMNSTKQQIKEIFDRNGIEIPFPQVSVSTSSVTDPFPIAFSRSGKTA
- a CDS encoding integration host factor subunit beta; translated protein: MTKADIVEKIADKTGFTQNETRLVVEQFLEEIKTCLTREEHLEVRGFGTFKIKNCRERKARNPRTNSEVRVPARKKAIFKVSKELNEQLN
- a CDS encoding acyltransferase, producing MNKLRVAAVQMEHTNGDKAANLAKVEDFTCRAAVEGAAAVAFPECCISSYMHLAGLNYAELSALAESVPGGRSVEVLSRLAIDNRITVLAGLLEIDQSEGGNLYNTYVVACPDGAIFRYRKLHPFVNKHLSAGNQFVTLDIQGWRAGILICYDSNLWENWRIYELQGAQLMFLPHQTGGFDIPCAGMGKIDPQLWHERKKNPEAIRAEVLGPKGRQWLMKWLPSRAYDTGTYAVFSNGCGVDGVDEVRCGGAVVIDPHGIVQAESFALHDDMVVADLDPKQLELSLGRSHTTARRPELYGKLIERAAEVDTRSMRNAFRKKLGVDLDGE